One Ignavibacteriales bacterium genomic region harbors:
- a CDS encoding MerR family transcriptional regulator, whose amino-acid sequence MLNDVPNNEPIFPIRTAAKLLNISVHTLRMYEKENLILPYKKSTNHRLYSQTDIDRIICIRSAINESKISINGIKTIYSMMPCWEVINCSKADRSRCSAYLNHSGPCWAVKGEDTICATKDCRNCNVYQDYGECGSIKNFIRNKLKSL is encoded by the coding sequence ATGCTTAACGATGTACCGAACAACGAACCAATTTTTCCTATACGAACTGCTGCAAAGCTTTTAAATATTTCTGTCCATACACTTAGAATGTATGAAAAAGAAAATTTAATACTTCCGTATAAAAAATCCACAAACCACCGTCTTTATTCCCAAACTGATATTGATAGGATTATTTGTATTCGCTCTGCAATTAATGAATCAAAAATCAGCATAAATGGAATTAAGACAATTTACTCTATGATGCCCTGTTGGGAAGTGATTAACTGTTCCAAAGCTGATCGAAGTAGATGCAGCGCATATTTAAATCATAGTGGACCTTGTTGGGCTGTAAAGGGCGAAGATACGATTTGTGCTACAAAAGATTGCAGAAACTGTAATGTCTATCAAGATTATGGTGAATGTGGAAGTATCAAGAATTTCATACGAAATAAATTAAAGAGTTTATAA
- a CDS encoding molybdenum cofactor guanylyltransferase: protein MQTDKALLKFGDITVIELITVKMKQIFKQVIISANNEINYSFLNLPIILDEFIDKGPLSGLHASIKSSGTEKNFVISCDMPLISSEMINFLAEYDSEKEIILPTAHGKVQQLCGVYSKSVNTEIEKIFNLSEADKNIKGSIFELLEEVSTEFVDVESLPFYDKNIFLNMNTQQDYELIKNIYVMK, encoded by the coding sequence ATGCAGACTGACAAAGCTTTGTTAAAGTTTGGAGATATTACTGTAATAGAATTAATTACTGTTAAAATGAAACAGATATTTAAGCAAGTAATTATAAGTGCAAATAATGAAATTAATTATTCATTTCTAAACCTACCCATTATACTAGATGAGTTTATTGATAAAGGTCCACTTTCAGGATTACATGCTTCAATTAAATCTTCCGGTACAGAAAAGAATTTTGTGATCTCCTGTGATATGCCTTTAATTTCATCAGAGATGATAAATTTCCTTGCGGAATATGATTCAGAAAAAGAAATAATTTTACCCACAGCACATGGTAAAGTCCAGCAGTTATGTGGAGTATATTCAAAATCAGTTAATACTGAAATTGAAAAAATATTTAATCTATCAGAAGCTGATAAAAATATAAAAGGAAGTATTTTTGAATTGCTGGAAGAAGTTTCAACGGAATTTGTTGATGTCGAGAGCCTTCCTTTTTATGATAAAAATATTTTCCTAAATATGAATACACAACAAGATTACGAGTTGATTAAAAATATTTATGTGATGAAGTGA
- a CDS encoding bacterioferritin gives MHEKSVELLNKAIADELFAVHQYMYFHFLCDDQGYDLLAGLFKRTAIDEMLHVEKLAERILFLKGEVEMKVGGEVEKIKDVAKMLEKAANMEQESARDYNLWANQSSANADSATKQIFEGLVADEERHFDQYDTEADNLKKFGDRYLALQSIERSKNLSATGRPVE, from the coding sequence ATGCACGAGAAAAGTGTTGAACTTTTAAACAAAGCAATTGCAGATGAATTATTTGCAGTTCATCAGTATATGTACTTCCATTTTTTATGTGATGATCAAGGCTATGATTTATTAGCCGGATTGTTCAAGCGCACTGCAATTGATGAGATGCTGCACGTTGAAAAACTTGCAGAAAGAATTCTATTCTTAAAAGGTGAAGTTGAAATGAAGGTCGGTGGAGAAGTGGAAAAAATAAAAGATGTTGCAAAGATGTTAGAGAAAGCAGCAAATATGGAGCAGGAAAGTGCACGCGATTATAATCTTTGGGCAAATCAATCATCAGCTAATGCCGATTCAGCAACAAAACAAATATTTGAAGGTTTAGTGGCAGATGAAGAAAGACATTTTGATCAATATGATACCGAAGCTGATAATCTCAAAAAGTTTGGTGACAGATATCTTGCACTTCAATCAATCGAAAGAAGTAAAAATCTTTCTGCTACTGGAAGACCTGTAGAATAA
- a CDS encoding acetoacetate--CoA ligase: MSDENIPIWIPSDERIRNSNFQKYFAFLTSNYKKNFASYSELYKWSIDEIESFWKSIWEYSEIIHSQTYSVVLDKRVMPGAVWFENSRLNFAENLLRFTDDKFALISIREKHPTIKITYAQLYKLVARCSEGLKSLGVKSGDRVAGFVTNYPESVVAMLAATSLGAIWSSTSPDFGIEGVCDRFGQIGPKVLFAIESYSYAGKKIECKAKIDKIQKNISSIEKVILINEFNDLSNISPQISSTTHQSNFIYFNELLRNTSNVISFEQLPFNHPIYIMYSSGTTGKPKCIVHGVGGTLLQHFKELHLHTDVKREDKVAYYTTCGWMMWNWLISGLQLGASVVLIDGSPVYPDNEILWKKIEEEGISIFGTSPKYLSSIEKSSLIPKEKFNLTRLRTILSTGSPLSEENFKWVYQNVKSDLQLSSISGGTDIISCFMLGCPILPVYTGEIQCRGLGMKVEAYDENGISLVDKKGELVCTEPFPSSPVYFWNDKENHKYRKAYFERFPNVWHHGDFIKITKSGGVIVYGRSDATLNPGGVRIGTAEIYRIVESIDEVSDSLVIGQNFNNDVRIILFVVLKNDIKLNDDLIENIKTKIRITATPRHVPALIHQIKEVPHTISGKKVELAVTRILNGEKVDNKEALANPESLDQFYRIS, translated from the coding sequence ATGAGTGATGAGAACATTCCTATTTGGATTCCATCGGATGAAAGAATAAGAAACAGCAATTTTCAAAAGTACTTTGCTTTCCTCACGTCTAATTACAAAAAAAACTTTGCATCATATTCAGAACTCTACAAATGGTCTATTGATGAAATTGAATCTTTTTGGAAATCTATTTGGGAATATTCAGAGATAATTCATTCTCAGACTTATTCAGTCGTGCTTGATAAAAGAGTTATGCCAGGTGCAGTTTGGTTTGAAAATTCCAGACTAAACTTTGCAGAAAATCTACTAAGGTTTACCGATGATAAATTTGCTCTGATTTCAATTCGAGAAAAACATCCAACAATAAAAATTACTTACGCTCAACTTTATAAATTAGTTGCACGATGTTCTGAGGGATTAAAAAGCCTTGGTGTTAAAAGTGGTGATAGGGTGGCAGGATTTGTAACAAACTATCCTGAGTCTGTAGTTGCAATGCTTGCTGCAACAAGTCTGGGAGCAATATGGAGTTCAACATCGCCGGATTTTGGAATTGAAGGTGTTTGTGATCGGTTTGGACAAATTGGACCAAAAGTACTTTTTGCAATTGAATCTTATAGTTATGCTGGTAAAAAGATTGAATGTAAAGCGAAAATAGATAAAATACAGAAGAATATTTCATCTATTGAGAAGGTTATTTTGATAAATGAATTTAATGATTTAAGTAATATATCTCCGCAGATAAGTTCTACAACTCATCAAAGTAATTTTATATATTTCAATGAGTTACTTAGGAATACCTCAAATGTAATATCTTTTGAACAACTGCCTTTTAATCATCCCATATATATAATGTATTCTTCAGGTACAACTGGAAAACCGAAGTGCATTGTTCACGGAGTAGGCGGAACATTGCTCCAGCATTTTAAGGAATTACATTTGCATACTGATGTAAAAAGAGAAGATAAAGTTGCATACTACACAACTTGTGGTTGGATGATGTGGAATTGGTTAATAAGTGGGTTGCAATTGGGAGCAAGCGTTGTCCTGATTGATGGAAGTCCAGTTTATCCTGATAATGAGATTCTTTGGAAGAAAATTGAAGAAGAGGGGATTTCAATATTTGGTACAAGTCCAAAGTATCTTTCAAGTATTGAAAAATCTAGTTTGATTCCAAAAGAAAAATTCAATCTTACAAGACTTAGAACAATTTTATCTACCGGCTCACCTTTGAGTGAAGAAAATTTTAAATGGGTTTATCAAAATGTTAAGTCAGACTTGCAACTTTCTTCAATATCCGGCGGTACAGATATTATTTCTTGCTTTATGCTTGGCTGCCCGATTCTTCCTGTTTACACTGGCGAGATTCAGTGTCGTGGATTAGGAATGAAAGTGGAAGCTTACGATGAAAATGGAATTTCTTTGGTTGATAAAAAGGGTGAACTTGTTTGTACTGAGCCTTTTCCTTCAAGTCCGGTTTATTTCTGGAATGATAAAGAAAATCATAAATATAGAAAAGCTTACTTTGAAAGATTTCCAAATGTTTGGCATCATGGCGATTTTATAAAAATCACAAAAAGTGGTGGAGTAATAGTTTACGGCAGGTCCGATGCAACTTTAAATCCCGGTGGTGTACGAATTGGCACAGCAGAAATTTACAGGATAGTAGAATCTATTGATGAAGTTTCGGATAGTTTAGTCATTGGACAAAATTTTAATAATGATGTTAGAATTATCCTGTTTGTTGTATTAAAAAATGATATCAAATTAAATGATGACTTAATTGAAAATATAAAGACGAAGATTAGAATCACTGCAACTCCAAGACACGTCCCTGCATTAATCCATCAAATAAAAGAAGTTCCTCATACAATAAGCGGCAAAAAAGTAGAACTTGCCGTAACAAGAATTCTTAACGGTGAGAAGGTTGATAATAAAGAAGCACTTGCAAATCCTGAATCTTTAGATCAGTTTTATAGAATCTCATAA
- a CDS encoding flavin reductase family protein, which produces MKHYIPKDLSIPEVQRLLQGGVGPRPIALASTISKEGINNLSPFSFYNVFGANPPIIAFSPSRRGKDGSLKDTYLNIIETKECVVQAVTYAMVEQVSLASTEYETGIDEFVKSGLTPIDSDLVKPKRVKESPFQMECKLLDMMSYGDGGAAANIAICEVIKIHVDEDIFVNGLIHPNKIDLIARMSGDFYSRAFGSSIFEVEKPIAKKGIGYDKIPEFIKTSTVYSANNLGKFGNSEIIPSEKSVTDYIKEVTELTLQDYEQSFLAFNRYKRDKNYLNMLKYLLMEFELDQTQKRNLLEETAKIALESNQTDVAWKIALFSGREK; this is translated from the coding sequence ATGAAACATTATATACCGAAAGACTTATCAATTCCAGAAGTTCAAAGATTATTACAAGGCGGAGTTGGGCCACGCCCGATTGCATTAGCCTCAACTATTTCAAAAGAGGGAATCAATAATCTTTCACCTTTTTCGTTTTATAATGTGTTTGGTGCAAATCCACCTATAATAGCTTTCTCACCTTCACGAAGGGGAAAAGACGGTTCATTAAAAGATACTTATTTAAATATTATTGAAACTAAAGAATGTGTCGTTCAAGCTGTAACATATGCGATGGTTGAACAAGTTAGTCTTGCATCAACCGAGTACGAAACCGGAATTGATGAATTTGTAAAAAGTGGGTTAACTCCAATTGATTCGGATTTGGTAAAACCAAAAAGAGTTAAAGAATCTCCATTTCAAATGGAATGTAAATTATTAGATATGATGAGTTACGGAGATGGCGGCGCAGCGGCTAATATTGCAATCTGTGAAGTAATAAAAATACATGTTGATGAGGATATTTTTGTAAATGGATTGATTCACCCAAACAAAATTGATCTCATTGCGCGTATGTCCGGTGACTTTTATAGCCGTGCTTTTGGTAGTTCTATATTTGAAGTTGAAAAACCCATTGCGAAAAAAGGAATTGGATATGATAAAATTCCAGAGTTTATAAAAACTTCAACTGTCTATTCAGCAAACAACCTTGGTAAATTTGGAAACAGCGAAATAATACCTTCGGAAAAGTCCGTAACCGATTATATTAAAGAAGTTACTGAATTAACCTTACAAGATTATGAACAATCATTCTTAGCATTTAATCGGTATAAAAGAGATAAAAACTATTTAAATATGCTTAAGTATTTACTGATGGAATTTGAATTGGATCAAACACAGAAAAGAAACTTACTCGAAGAAACAGCAAAAATTGCATTAGAATCAAATCAAACTGATGTTGCATGGAAAATTGCTTTATTCTCAGGAAGAGAAAAATGA
- a CDS encoding fumarylacetoacetate hydrolase family protein, whose product MKFVSYLNKKEERVGFFYHDNVYDLQKAASSLKLKLPSTMKKFLEGESGNMKIAKKVFEAIKKGKIKSGIKYSSINLLAPVPNPTSLRDGYAFRQHVSTARKNRGVEMIPEFDQFPVFYFGNHNAVTGPGNIKVEDDHLKGCDFELECAIVIGKKGKNISSSKADDYIAGYLVMNDLSARVLQMDEMKLSLGPAKGKDFATTIGPWLVTPDELEAYKVKTKFGNKYNLEMTAKHNGKQISSGNVNQMDWTFAEIIERASYGVTLYPGDVIGSGTVGTGCYLELNGTWAIESKEKGQTHNPIWLKDGDEIELEIKGLGVLKNKIKKSKTNRSILSKKKNV is encoded by the coding sequence ATGAAGTTCGTGTCATATCTAAATAAAAAAGAAGAGCGAGTTGGATTCTTTTATCATGATAATGTATATGATTTACAGAAAGCTGCTTCTTCATTAAAATTAAAATTACCTTCAACGATGAAAAAATTTCTTGAAGGTGAATCTGGAAATATGAAAATTGCCAAAAAAGTTTTTGAAGCAATTAAAAAAGGGAAAATAAAATCCGGAATAAAATACAGCAGTATTAATCTTTTAGCCCCAGTTCCAAACCCAACTTCTTTGCGCGATGGTTATGCTTTTCGGCAGCATGTTTCCACTGCACGAAAGAACAGGGGAGTGGAAATGATTCCTGAATTTGACCAGTTCCCGGTTTTCTATTTTGGAAATCACAATGCAGTAACGGGTCCGGGAAATATTAAAGTTGAAGATGATCATCTAAAAGGATGCGACTTTGAACTTGAATGTGCAATAGTTATAGGGAAGAAAGGTAAAAATATATCATCCTCAAAAGCAGATGACTATATCGCTGGTTATTTAGTAATGAATGATTTATCTGCACGTGTTTTACAAATGGATGAAATGAAGCTTAGTCTTGGACCAGCAAAAGGAAAAGATTTTGCTACAACTATCGGCCCCTGGTTAGTCACTCCTGATGAATTAGAAGCTTATAAAGTTAAGACAAAATTTGGAAATAAATACAATTTAGAAATGACAGCCAAACATAATGGCAAACAAATATCAAGTGGTAATGTAAACCAAATGGATTGGACCTTCGCAGAAATTATTGAACGGGCAAGTTACGGGGTTACATTATATCCCGGAGATGTTATTGGTTCCGGTACTGTAGGCACAGGTTGTTATTTAGAATTAAACGGTACATGGGCCATTGAATCTAAAGAAAAAGGACAAACACATAATCCAATTTGGTTAAAAGATGGCGATGAAATTGAATTGGAGATTAAGGGTTTAGGAGTATTAAAAAATAAAATTAAAAAATCTAAAACTAATCGTTCAATTCTATCTAAGAAAAAAAATGTTTAA
- a CDS encoding homogentisate 1,2-dioxygenase, giving the protein MPFYVKVGKVPPKRHTTFYKEDGKSLYREELFSTKGFSGIYSNKYHLYMPTEVEKIDEIQIDSSGNDWKDAPLEYYHFITDIVKSRGNIITARNEFLKNEHCVISTAHLSEDTKYFYRNSQMHEMLFVHHGKGVLLTEYGKINFTEWDYLIIPKGTTYQIKFDDYKKNKLFIIESDTPFDIPKHFRNEYGQLTEEAPYYERDFRVPEFTKPIDKLGDFRLRLKVRDRMFEYKIPHHPFDVVGWDGFLYPYAFNIKEYAPKVGKIHLPPPIHLVFTTQHFVICNFVPRLYDFHPDAIPAPYYHSNVDSDEVLYYVHGDFMSRTGVQEGSITLHPMGIPHGPQPGKTEASIGKKQTDEYAVMIDTFTPLYVTKNVKETMVNDYSQSWLKKDKEK; this is encoded by the coding sequence ATGCCATTTTATGTTAAAGTAGGAAAAGTACCACCAAAACGTCATACAACTTTTTATAAGGAAGATGGTAAATCTCTTTATAGGGAAGAATTATTCAGCACTAAAGGATTTTCAGGAATCTATTCTAATAAATATCATCTTTATATGCCTACAGAGGTTGAAAAGATTGATGAAATTCAAATTGATTCATCAGGAAATGATTGGAAAGATGCTCCGTTAGAGTACTATCACTTTATTACTGATATTGTAAAGTCTAGGGGAAATATTATAACAGCACGAAATGAATTTCTAAAAAACGAACATTGTGTGATTTCAACTGCTCATCTTTCTGAGGATACAAAATATTTTTATCGTAACAGTCAAATGCACGAAATGTTATTTGTACATCACGGAAAAGGTGTTTTACTTACGGAATATGGAAAGATAAATTTCACAGAGTGGGATTATCTAATAATACCAAAGGGTACAACATATCAGATTAAGTTTGATGATTACAAAAAAAATAAATTATTTATAATTGAATCTGATACTCCATTCGATATTCCAAAGCATTTTAGAAATGAATATGGACAGTTAACAGAAGAAGCACCATATTATGAAAGAGATTTTCGTGTTCCTGAGTTTACAAAACCAATAGATAAACTTGGAGATTTTAGATTAAGGTTAAAAGTTCGCGACAGAATGTTTGAATACAAAATTCCGCATCATCCATTTGATGTTGTTGGTTGGGATGGTTTTCTTTATCCATACGCATTTAACATAAAAGAGTACGCTCCAAAAGTTGGTAAGATTCATTTACCGCCTCCAATTCATTTGGTATTTACTACGCAGCATTTTGTTATTTGTAATTTTGTTCCACGTTTGTATGATTTTCATCCTGATGCAATTCCAGCACCATATTATCACTCCAATGTAGATAGCGATGAAGTCCTCTATTATGTCCATGGTGATTTTATGAGCAGAACAGGGGTTCAAGAAGGCTCAATTACTTTACACCCAATGGGAATACCACATGGTCCGCAACCAGGAAAAACTGAAGCTTCAATTGGAAAAAAACAGACGGATGAATACGCTGTTATGATTGATACTTTTACTCCGCTTTACGTTACAAAAAATGTAAAAGAAACTATGGTAAATGATTACAGTCAATCCTGGCTGAAAAAAGATAAAGAAAAATAA
- the hppD gene encoding 4-hydroxyphenylpyruvate dioxygenase, with the protein MSNNLGLIGYDFVEFYVGSAKMWAYWHAKAMGLQVKAYLGPETGHRDRVSYFLEKNNIRLVLTSAVKPSTYDVASFVERHGDGVKRWSVRVSDVKKSFETSLKNGGIPVRFPKKIEDENGFIEEAAIKLYDDAEIVFINRENYKGLFKPGFGKPVQNINITNEDTGLESVDHIVGNVRTNEMNLWANYLNKSLNFETFIEFGEGDISTKYSALLSKVVRSREGAPIKNPINEPFDGLKKSQIEEYIDEYFGSGIQHVAITTKDIITTIKAMRANGVEFLSTPPETYYKMLKEKGWNIKENVDELQKLGILCDLEGKGYLLQLFTKPIGDRPTFFYEIIQRCDGAEGFGQGNFQALFESIERDQAVRGNLDKD; encoded by the coding sequence ATGTCAAACAATTTAGGATTGATTGGATATGATTTTGTTGAGTTTTATGTCGGCTCAGCAAAGATGTGGGCATACTGGCATGCAAAAGCAATGGGCTTGCAGGTAAAAGCATATCTTGGACCTGAAACCGGACATAGAGACAGAGTTTCATACTTTTTAGAAAAGAATAATATTAGGCTAGTTCTTACATCTGCAGTTAAACCTTCAACATATGATGTCGCTTCATTCGTTGAGCGGCACGGTGATGGTGTAAAACGCTGGTCTGTTCGTGTTAGTGATGTAAAGAAATCTTTTGAAACATCTTTAAAGAATGGTGGCATTCCTGTTCGTTTCCCTAAAAAGATAGAAGACGAAAATGGTTTTATTGAAGAAGCCGCAATAAAACTTTATGATGATGCTGAAATAGTATTTATTAATCGCGAAAACTATAAAGGATTATTTAAACCCGGTTTCGGTAAACCTGTTCAAAATATTAATATTACAAACGAAGATACCGGATTGGAAAGTGTTGACCACATTGTGGGAAATGTTAGAACTAATGAAATGAATCTTTGGGCAAATTATTTAAATAAAAGTTTAAACTTTGAAACCTTTATAGAATTTGGTGAGGGCGATATATCGACCAAATATTCTGCATTACTATCAAAAGTTGTACGATCACGTGAAGGTGCGCCAATAAAAAATCCTATTAACGAACCATTTGATGGATTAAAAAAATCTCAGATCGAAGAGTATATTGATGAATATTTTGGTTCAGGAATTCAGCACGTTGCGATTACTACAAAGGATATTATCACGACAATCAAAGCGATGCGTGCAAATGGTGTGGAATTTTTAAGTACTCCACCTGAGACTTATTATAAAATGTTAAAAGAAAAAGGTTGGAACATAAAAGAGAATGTTGATGAATTGCAGAAACTTGGAATTCTTTGCGATCTTGAAGGTAAAGGATATTTATTACAACTTTTTACTAAACCAATAGGTGATAGACCAACTTTTTTTTATGAAATTATCCAGAGATGTGATGGTGCAGAAGGTTTTGGGCAGGGAAATTTTCAAGCGTTATTTGAATCAATCGAAAGAGATCAAGCTGTAAGAGGTAATCTTGATAAAGATTAA
- a CDS encoding endonuclease III: MKKKIEKINTLLINDFGIPPRPKKLPNPLDTVIGTILSQNTNDKNSYKAYKNLKDNFRNWNELAELTPTKIEKFIKVAGLGKQKSKAIYEILKSLKNKQNKVSLNHIKNNSDEEILEELTSYNGVGVKTASCVLLFSLDRNVCPVDTHVHRTLNRIGIVKTNNPENTFYDIFNNIPEKTAHSFHTNLIRLGREICKPTNPNCTRCPLLSICKFEEKNLKTAKTNKKIDFMLLDNL, translated from the coding sequence ATGAAAAAGAAAATTGAAAAAATAAATACTCTCTTAATCAATGATTTTGGGATTCCACCAAGACCTAAAAAACTTCCAAATCCTTTGGATACAGTGATTGGAACAATATTATCTCAAAATACAAATGATAAAAATTCTTATAAAGCATATAAAAACTTAAAAGATAATTTTAGGAACTGGAATGAACTTGCAGAATTAACCCCAACTAAAATTGAAAAGTTTATTAAAGTTGCAGGATTAGGCAAACAAAAATCAAAAGCTATTTATGAAATATTAAAATCCTTAAAGAACAAACAAAATAAGGTCTCATTAAATCACATTAAAAATAATTCTGATGAGGAAATTTTAGAAGAGCTTACTTCTTATAATGGAGTCGGAGTAAAAACTGCAAGCTGTGTGCTGTTATTCTCACTTGATAGAAATGTTTGTCCAGTTGATACACACGTTCACAGAACTTTAAACAGAATTGGTATTGTTAAAACTAATAATCCAGAAAATACATTTTACGATATCTTTAATAACATACCGGAAAAAACCGCACATTCTTTTCATACAAACCTAATTAGATTGGGAAGAGAAATTTGTAAACCAACTAATCCAAATTGTACTAGATGCCCATTGCTAAGCATTTGTAAGTTCGAGGAGAAAAATTTAAAAACGGCGAAAACTAATAAAAAAATCGATTTTATGTTATTAGACAATCTTTAA
- the glmM gene encoding phosphoglucosamine mutase, protein MSTLMVSISGIRGIVGAGLDPEVIVKYIDAFAGFVGSGKVVVGRDARITGEMVNQIVTGTLLAKGLDVIDIGICPTPTVQFTVKTLNAQGGIAISASHNPNEWNALKLLNSTGQFMSPEEHQNMKRFLDIPNPYVDWSKIGKRTISSQGISNHIDAILKLPIIDIEKIKTKKFKVLVDCVNGAGAYCIPDYLRLFGCDVIEMNCEKTGIFPRLPEPLPENLIETMKTVKTSKADFAVVVDPDVDRLVLVTDEGEPFGEENTVTLATDFILSKTKGNVVVNLSTTRAVEDVAKKNSCTVYRSAVGEANVVKRMKEVNAVIGGEGSGGVIYPSLHYGRDALVGIAFTLQYLADSGKKLSEIKSELPQYYIAKKKIELKNVSPDVVIDKLTQFYSKENIITEDGLRIDYKDHWVHFRKSNTEPIVRIITESKSLKHSENLSKKYFDEINELMKS, encoded by the coding sequence ATGTCAACTCTAATGGTCAGTATTTCAGGAATTCGAGGAATTGTTGGTGCCGGTTTGGATCCAGAAGTTATTGTTAAATATATAGATGCTTTTGCTGGATTTGTTGGAAGCGGAAAAGTTGTTGTAGGGCGTGATGCCAGAATCACTGGTGAAATGGTAAATCAAATAGTTACTGGAACTTTACTTGCAAAAGGATTAGATGTAATTGACATTGGAATTTGTCCTACTCCTACAGTTCAATTCACCGTAAAAACTCTAAACGCGCAAGGTGGAATTGCTATTTCTGCAAGCCATAATCCTAATGAATGGAATGCTCTGAAATTGTTAAACAGTACAGGTCAGTTTATGTCACCTGAAGAACATCAAAACATGAAAAGATTTTTAGATATTCCAAACCCTTATGTTGATTGGAGTAAGATCGGGAAAAGGACAATCTCTTCACAGGGAATTTCAAATCATATTGATGCAATACTAAAACTGCCAATTATTGATATAGAAAAAATAAAAACTAAAAAATTTAAAGTACTCGTTGATTGTGTAAACGGAGCAGGAGCTTATTGCATTCCGGATTACTTAAGATTATTTGGATGTGATGTAATTGAAATGAATTGCGAAAAAACCGGTATCTTCCCCCGCCTACCGGAACCATTACCTGAAAATTTAATTGAAACTATGAAAACTGTTAAAACAAGTAAAGCAGATTTTGCTGTCGTGGTTGATCCTGATGTTGACCGATTAGTATTAGTTACCGATGAAGGTGAACCTTTCGGAGAGGAGAATACGGTTACTCTAGCTACAGATTTTATTTTAAGTAAAACTAAAGGCAATGTCGTTGTAAATCTTTCAACCACGCGAGCCGTTGAAGATGTTGCAAAGAAAAATAGCTGCACCGTATACCGTTCTGCAGTTGGTGAAGCAAATGTTGTAAAAAGGATGAAAGAAGTTAATGCGGTTATTGGTGGCGAAGGCAGCGGCGGTGTGATTTATCCCTCTTTACATTATGGTCGTGATGCTTTAGTTGGAATTGCTTTTACATTACAATATTTAGCTGATTCTGGAAAGAAACTTTCTGAAATAAAAAGCGAATTACCACAATATTATATTGCAAAGAAAAAGATTGAATTAAAAAATGTTTCACCTGATGTTGTTATTGATAAACTGACCCAATTTTATTCTAAAGAAAATATTATTACTGAAGATGGATTAAGAATTGATTACAAGGATCATTGGGTACATTTCAGAAAATCTAACACCGAGCCAATTGTAAGAATAATTACTGAATCAAAATCTCTTAAACATTCTGAAAATTTGTCTAAAAAATACTTTGATGAGATAAACGAGTTAATGAAGTCGTGA
- a CDS encoding DUF58 domain-containing protein, giving the protein MVGLHKSPYHGFSVEFSQHRPYMQGDNLRSVDWRVFGKTEKYYIKQYEEETNLRSYIILDSSKSMGYSSNNNPSKLDYASTLVAALSYMMIKQQDAVSLTIYSDEIKKHLPPKSSNSYLQQILKELVTLKASSKTNTSDALNKVAEKIKRRGLVIIISDFFDDLEKTLNAIKHFSHQKNEVIVFQILDPMERTFGYGKDAIFKDLETDEELTTQPYQIQKAYQQAMNEFTNKIKRECLNSNFDYNLLDTSVPFDKALFSYIQKRSRLH; this is encoded by the coding sequence ATGGTTGGATTGCATAAAAGTCCATACCATGGATTTAGCGTTGAGTTTTCGCAGCATCGCCCGTATATGCAAGGTGATAATTTACGCAGTGTAGATTGGCGTGTGTTTGGCAAGACAGAAAAATATTATATAAAGCAATATGAGGAGGAAACAAATTTACGCAGCTACATAATTCTTGATAGCAGTAAATCTATGGGGTATTCTTCTAACAATAACCCATCAAAACTTGATTATGCATCAACATTAGTGGCGGCTCTGTCTTATATGATGATAAAACAGCAGGATGCAGTTAGTTTAACTATTTATTCAGATGAAATTAAAAAGCATTTACCACCCAAATCATCTAACAGCTATTTACAGCAGATTCTAAAAGAATTAGTTACGCTTAAAGCTTCTTCAAAAACAAACACGTCTGATGCATTGAATAAAGTCGCTGAAAAAATTAAGCGCCGCGGACTCGTAATTATAATATCAGATTTCTTTGATGATCTTGAAAAAACATTAAACGCAATTAAACATTTTTCGCATCAGAAAAATGAAGTAATTGTATTTCAGATACTTGATCCAATGGAAAGAACATTTGGTTATGGCAAAGATGCTATCTTTAAAGATTTGGAAACCGATGAAGAATTGACCACTCAACCCTACCAGATTCAAAAGGCATATCAGCAGGCAATGAATGAATTTACAAATAAGATTAAACGAGAATGTTTAAACTCAAATTTTGATTACAACCTGTTAGATACTTCTGTTCCATTTGATAAAGCACTTTTTAGTTATATCCAAAAACGATCACGACTTCATTAA